A genomic segment from Flavobacterium sp. 9R encodes:
- a CDS encoding DUF3857 domain-containing protein, giving the protein MKITKIIIYSFVLLLNLTCLAQNFELGKVSIAELEEKHHPKDTSAVAAILFKKGKTSFEYSQENGFMLQTVVKVRIKIYKKEGYDWANKAINYSIDSSPKESLDFSDAVTYNLVNGKIEKTKLKSDGIFVEKINKYWNRKKITMPNVKEGSVIEYEYAIRTPNKVHPRDWDFQTSIPVNYCEYKTFIPEYYTYNTSVKGFISPEINVVKNSKSINITSKERYKAAGLSPTTTSYSNDTYTYMETVSTYVTKNLPAMKNESFVNNIDNYTSSLVYELATIQFPGEPIKSFATDWNSVVKTIYNYEDFGPELNKTGYFEDEIKALIAPLNSPEEKIAAIFTYVKNSVKWNGLYGFYCEQGVRTAFKNKTGNVGDINLMLTAMLRFAGLEANPVLVSTRDNGIALFPSRTAFDYVIAAIESSNGLVLLDATEANAMPNVLPTRDLNWFGRLIRKDGSSSEVDLMPKTLSNVVVTMSYAIEPTGKVSGKMQRQLTHYNAMLFRNRVNGENQDAYLEKLENENGKIEIEDYKRHNEKELNAPLGEVFSFTGSNLCDVIQDKIYINPLLFYTYKENPFKQETREYPIDYSYPFTDRYAINIQIPEGYVVESVPAPVNMVMQDDLGGFKFLINVSGNMIQLSVQHQIKVPIVASDYYEMLKEYYQKMIEKENEKIVLKKA; this is encoded by the coding sequence ATGAAAATTACCAAAATTATTATCTATTCATTTGTTTTGTTACTCAATCTTACTTGTTTAGCACAAAACTTTGAATTAGGAAAAGTTTCAATTGCTGAACTTGAAGAAAAACATCATCCAAAAGATACCTCGGCAGTAGCGGCGATATTGTTTAAAAAGGGGAAAACTTCATTTGAGTATTCGCAAGAGAATGGTTTTATGTTGCAAACTGTAGTAAAGGTTAGGATTAAGATTTATAAAAAAGAAGGATACGATTGGGCTAATAAAGCGATAAATTATTCGATAGATTCATCGCCTAAAGAGTCACTAGATTTTTCCGATGCGGTGACTTATAACTTGGTCAATGGAAAAATTGAGAAAACGAAATTAAAAAGCGATGGTATTTTTGTTGAAAAAATTAATAAGTATTGGAATAGAAAGAAAATCACAATGCCTAATGTAAAGGAAGGCTCAGTGATTGAATATGAATACGCAATAAGAACACCAAATAAAGTGCATCCTAGAGACTGGGATTTTCAAACCTCAATTCCAGTAAACTATTGCGAATATAAGACCTTTATTCCGGAATACTATACTTACAATACCTCGGTAAAAGGTTTTATCTCACCTGAAATAAATGTAGTGAAGAATAGTAAATCTATAAATATTACTTCAAAAGAACGATATAAAGCCGCAGGACTTAGTCCAACTACAACGTCTTATTCTAATGATACTTATACGTATATGGAAACAGTATCTACATATGTTACAAAGAATCTTCCAGCAATGAAAAACGAGAGTTTTGTAAATAATATTGATAATTATACCTCTAGTTTGGTCTATGAATTAGCAACCATTCAATTTCCGGGAGAACCTATAAAATCTTTTGCAACCGACTGGAATTCGGTAGTTAAAACGATTTATAATTACGAAGATTTTGGTCCTGAGTTGAACAAAACTGGTTATTTTGAAGACGAAATAAAAGCCTTAATTGCGCCATTAAACTCGCCAGAAGAAAAGATTGCAGCAATTTTTACTTATGTAAAAAATAGTGTAAAATGGAATGGTCTTTATGGATTCTATTGTGAGCAAGGTGTAAGAACTGCATTCAAAAACAAAACAGGTAATGTTGGGGACATTAATTTGATGTTGACAGCTATGTTGCGTTTTGCGGGATTAGAAGCGAACCCAGTCTTGGTGAGTACAAGAGATAACGGAATTGCGTTGTTTCCAAGTAGAACAGCTTTTGATTATGTTATTGCAGCCATAGAGAGTTCTAATGGATTGGTTTTGTTAGATGCTACTGAGGCTAATGCTATGCCAAACGTTCTTCCAACTCGTGATTTAAATTGGTTTGGACGCTTAATTAGAAAAGATGGGTCTTCTTCAGAAGTAGATTTGATGCCAAAAACATTGTCCAATGTTGTTGTAACAATGAGTTATGCTATAGAACCCACTGGAAAAGTTAGTGGCAAAATGCAACGACAGTTAACGCATTACAATGCAATGTTATTTAGAAACCGCGTAAACGGTGAAAATCAAGACGCTTATCTAGAGAAATTAGAAAACGAAAATGGAAAAATAGAAATTGAAGATTACAAAAGGCATAATGAAAAAGAATTAAATGCTCCTTTAGGTGAAGTTTTTTCTTTTACAGGGTCTAATTTATGTGATGTCATTCAGGATAAAATTTATATCAATCCTTTGTTGTTTTACACTTATAAAGAAAATCCATTTAAGCAAGAAACCAGAGAGTATCCAATAGATTATAGTTATCCTTTTACAGACAGATATGCAATAAATATTCAGATTCCTGAGGGATATGTCGTAGAAAGTGTTCCTGCGCCGGTAAATATGGTGATGCAAGATGATTTAGGGGGTTTCAAGTTTTTAATTAATGTGTCAGGTAATATGATTCAACTTTCGGTACAGCATCAAATAAAAGTGCCAATCGTAGCCTCTGATTATTATGAAATGCTAAAAGAGTACTATCAAAAAATGATTGAAAAGGAAAACGAAAAAATCGTCTTGAAAAAAGCTTAA